A portion of the Bulleidia sp. zg-1006 genome contains these proteins:
- the radC gene encoding DNA repair protein RadC, with the protein MLKNIPVMEQPREKALQYGLSSLSNRELLALQLRTGYRHHSALEVADEILARANGISGLPRLSRQELIQIPGISQIKALELLSIFEIVRRSSVANLPSLPRIQHPSILFDWLKQEIGTSLQEKFLVVFLASDQRVLNYKILFVGTINAAMVFPREIFKEALLLNSPNIILVHNHPSGNLKPSQEDISLTRRIKEAGQLMGVKVLDHIIVTQSNYFSFVQEGIE; encoded by the coding sequence ATGTTAAAAAATATACCGGTGATGGAACAACCAAGAGAAAAAGCACTTCAATATGGTCTTTCTTCCCTCAGTAACCGAGAATTGCTTGCATTACAGTTACGAACAGGCTATCGCCATCATTCTGCCTTAGAAGTGGCGGATGAAATCCTAGCTAGAGCCAATGGGATTAGTGGATTACCTCGTTTATCCAGACAAGAATTAATTCAAATCCCAGGCATTTCCCAAATCAAAGCTTTAGAGTTACTTTCCATCTTTGAGATTGTGCGTCGATCCAGCGTCGCTAATTTGCCAAGCTTACCGAGAATTCAACATCCTTCTATTCTGTTTGATTGGTTAAAGCAAGAAATTGGAACCAGTTTACAAGAAAAATTTCTAGTGGTTTTTTTAGCGAGTGATCAAAGAGTATTGAACTATAAAATACTTTTTGTGGGGACAATTAATGCTGCCATGGTCTTTCCACGGGAGATATTTAAAGAAGCTTTATTGTTAAATAGTCCAAACATTATTCTTGTGCATAATCATCCAAGTGGTAATTTAAAACCATCTCAAGAAGATATTTCTTTAACGCGAAGAATTAAAGAGGCGGGACAACTCATGGGGGTAAAAGTGTTGGATCATATTATTGTGACACAAAGTAATTATTTTTCTTTTGTTCAAGAAGGAATTGAGTAG
- a CDS encoding AI-2E family transporter, with the protein MKQWNKIKEWFGSEGSIRKLVIVVLVLLIVWLFNSTKTIWLSLVRSVWAILKPFVYGFSISFIFVHPIHWLEKKKVPKNIAIFLVYGIVLLALFLLIANLIPVLTVRLSAMINSIISAVNELYMRYSHYLKNDNDTLAAVVRTVIRQLSSLQNVVPGVTSELPSVFNKTISGAITFIFSLVISIFMSFQWNSIQGTFAKYSRKISSTGPEVTFAIANEVQTYIHSLLVLMIIKIIEYAIVYSLFGHPDWFILCILTGLALLVPYLGPMLVYGLAILTAVGMPTSRFTFLIIVILILANVDDYVISPLVHARNTAITPLWVLFSIMVGNTLFGIIGVIMAIPVYLAIHKYLELLKYRKDS; encoded by the coding sequence ATGAAACAATGGAATAAAATTAAAGAATGGTTTGGTAGTGAAGGTAGTATTCGAAAACTAGTCATTGTTGTATTAGTGTTATTGATTGTATGGCTGTTTAATTCTACCAAGACCATTTGGTTAAGTCTTGTGAGAAGTGTATGGGCTATCTTAAAACCTTTTGTGTATGGCTTTTCGATTTCCTTTATCTTTGTTCATCCAATTCACTGGTTAGAAAAGAAAAAGGTACCGAAAAATATAGCCATTTTTTTGGTGTATGGAATCGTTCTTTTGGCTTTATTCCTTTTGATTGCCAATTTAATTCCGGTTTTAACCGTTCGTTTATCGGCTATGATTAACTCAATTATTTCGGCAGTGAATGAGCTATATATGCGCTATAGTCACTATCTGAAGAATGATAATGATACATTAGCGGCAGTGGTACGAACAGTTATTCGTCAATTATCTAGTCTACAAAACGTAGTGCCGGGTGTGACATCAGAATTACCATCGGTTTTTAATAAAACGATTTCCGGTGCGATTACTTTTATTTTCTCGCTTGTGATTAGTATTTTTATGTCATTTCAATGGAATTCCATTCAAGGAACTTTCGCAAAATATAGCCGAAAGATTAGTTCAACAGGACCGGAGGTGACCTTTGCGATTGCAAATGAAGTGCAAACCTATATTCACTCTTTATTGGTGTTAATGATTATTAAGATCATTGAGTATGCGATAGTGTATTCTCTATTTGGTCATCCGGATTGGTTTATTCTTTGTATTTTAACAGGCTTGGCTTTACTTGTACCATATCTTGGTCCAATGTTGGTGTATGGTTTAGCTATTCTAACAGCCGTGGGAATGCCCACAAGTCGCTTTACTTTTTTAATTATTGTCATATTGATTTTAGCGAATGTGGATGATTATGTTATCTCGCCATTGGTTCATGCACGGAATACAGCGATAACACCACTATGGGTCTTATTCTCTATTATGGTTGGGAATACATTGTTTGGTATCATCGGTGTTATTATGGCTATTCCCGTTTATCTTGCTATCCATAAGTATTTGGAATTGCTGAAGTATAGAAAGGATAGTTGA
- a CDS encoding ATP-binding protein, with protein MNYDFLALEKDKKSQENYEKEAKKLANSLKQDCVLIQYLQSKQIPLSCIDQYPFRLARWRKNYEPCVHCSGLQACGQKKCGFYEGIQVNEYFETILEACTYKRKEREEKSHLSYYTYSELAPEFQKASFHAIDMEKEAKTYLQVVSQVMRASYENEGLFIEGSLGSGKTYLAACACNSHAQKKEYVSFVHMPSFMQKMMSLMKDGEFNLYLDRVKKVKFLVLDDIGAEAINAWGRDTILLPILMYRYDHHLCTWFTSNLDFEELEKKYSQTFALEDKMAGARIVERMKALAQSILLSGKDRRIKG; from the coding sequence ATGAATTATGATTTCTTAGCCTTGGAAAAGGATAAAAAAAGTCAAGAAAACTATGAAAAAGAAGCGAAGAAGTTAGCGAATTCTTTAAAACAAGATTGTGTTTTAATACAATACCTTCAATCCAAACAAATTCCCTTGTCTTGCATTGATCAATATCCTTTCCGTCTTGCAAGATGGCGTAAGAATTATGAACCTTGTGTCCATTGTTCTGGTTTGCAAGCTTGTGGGCAAAAGAAATGTGGTTTTTATGAAGGGATTCAAGTAAATGAATATTTTGAGACGATATTAGAAGCTTGCACTTATAAACGAAAAGAAAGGGAAGAAAAATCTCATTTATCTTATTATACATACAGTGAATTGGCTCCTGAATTTCAAAAGGCTTCTTTCCATGCAATTGATATGGAAAAGGAAGCGAAAACATATTTACAAGTTGTTAGTCAAGTCATGCGAGCTTCTTATGAAAATGAGGGTTTATTTATAGAAGGTAGTTTAGGTTCGGGCAAGACTTACTTAGCTGCTTGTGCTTGTAATTCGCATGCTCAGAAAAAGGAATATGTCAGTTTTGTGCATATGCCAAGCTTTATGCAAAAGATGATGTCTTTGATGAAGGATGGTGAATTTAATCTTTATTTAGATCGAGTGAAGAAGGTTAAATTTTTAGTTTTAGATGATATTGGTGCAGAAGCAATCAACGCCTGGGGTCGAGATACGATTCTATTACCAATCTTAATGTATCGATATGATCACCATTTATGCACTTGGTTTACCTCCAATTTAGATTTTGAAGAATTAGAAAAGAAATATTCACAGACTTTTGCTCTGGAGGATAAGATGGCTGGGGCAAGAATTGTGGAAAGAATGAAAGCTTTAGCGCAATCTATTCTATTATCAGGAAAAGATAGACGTATTAAAGGCT
- a CDS encoding metal ABC transporter solute-binding protein, Zn/Mn family, giving the protein MWKKFRNMTLVLVLCVSLTLSACQAKKKKIAYTIYPVEYLLKMLGQEHLDMVSIQKEKALNVQSSTRSNDTNTILSQVGIYFHIGSLEPYGAVLKEELESQSHLKKIDLSNGNAVYEFGRYRTELKNGKEVTQVESYYDDSSFQLVDTNKRDLNLWLVPITMLSMAKTIHQNLEELYPENKKLYDQHLASLEYELINLDAKYQDLANQLVKENKRIAFVSVTSSFGAWQKAYGFEVYPLVLSKYGVLPNEEQLAFMEKKIKENKVHYIVHEENLSKEMEILYQRVKEDLDLKEVSLSNLSSKPSADKKKQKDYISVMYENYSHLVNIVESK; this is encoded by the coding sequence ATGTGGAAAAAGTTTAGAAATATGACTTTAGTACTGGTTTTGTGTGTTTCTTTAACGCTGAGTGCTTGCCAAGCAAAAAAGAAAAAGATTGCTTATACCATTTACCCGGTTGAATATCTGTTAAAAATGTTAGGACAGGAACATTTAGACATGGTTTCTATTCAGAAAGAGAAGGCTTTAAATGTGCAATCCAGTACACGTTCAAACGATACAAATACTATTTTAAGTCAAGTGGGCATTTATTTTCATATTGGTTCTTTAGAACCTTATGGGGCTGTTTTAAAAGAAGAATTAGAGTCGCAAAGCCATTTGAAGAAGATTGATTTAAGTAATGGGAATGCGGTCTATGAGTTTGGTCGCTATCGAACAGAGCTAAAAAATGGGAAAGAAGTAACACAGGTAGAAAGCTATTATGATGATTCTTCTTTTCAATTAGTCGATACGAATAAACGGGATTTAAATCTTTGGCTAGTTCCGATTACTATGTTATCCATGGCAAAAACTATTCATCAAAACTTAGAGGAACTCTATCCCGAGAATAAAAAACTATATGACCAACATTTAGCTTCCTTGGAATATGAGCTTATTAATTTAGATGCCAAGTACCAAGATTTAGCTAATCAACTAGTCAAAGAAAATAAGCGCATTGCGTTTGTGAGTGTTACGAGTAGTTTTGGGGCTTGGCAAAAAGCCTATGGTTTTGAGGTTTATCCTTTAGTTTTAAGCAAGTATGGGGTACTTCCAAATGAAGAGCAATTGGCTTTCATGGAGAAGAAGATTAAAGAAAATAAGGTACATTATATTGTCCATGAGGAGAATCTGAGTAAAGAAATGGAAATTTTATATCAGAGGGTGAAGGAAGATTTGGATTTAAAGGAAGTTTCTTTATCGAATCTTTCTTCAAAACCATCTGCTGATAAAAAGAAACAAAAGGACTATATTTCTGTTATGTATGAAAATTACAGTCATTTAGTAAATATAGTGGAAAGTAAGTAG
- the coaE gene encoding dephospho-CoA kinase (Dephospho-CoA kinase (CoaE) performs the final step in coenzyme A biosynthesis.), giving the protein MKKVGITGTIAAGKSTVAKILRLRGFPVFNADQYAHLVYLPKSEVYENLLRVLGEDVFDAFKQINKQKVAQKIFKDDILKKEVEAIIHPFVKEGMLKFFTRNQEKDLLFAEVPLLYQVGWQDCFDYVMIVDASKEEVIKRMIQERHYTKEEANQRYLLQKQAFPKNETTIYIQNNGRKEDLVHQVNKVLRKLRKESYGDSTPTKF; this is encoded by the coding sequence ATGAAAAAAGTAGGAATAACAGGCACGATTGCGGCTGGAAAAAGTACGGTTGCTAAAATATTAAGGTTAAGAGGATTTCCGGTTTTTAATGCGGATCAATATGCCCACTTGGTGTATCTTCCGAAAAGTGAAGTTTATGAAAATCTTTTAAGGGTTTTGGGGGAAGACGTTTTTGATGCTTTTAAACAAATTAATAAACAAAAAGTGGCACAGAAGATTTTTAAAGATGACATATTAAAAAAAGAGGTAGAAGCAATCATTCATCCTTTTGTGAAAGAAGGAATGTTGAAATTCTTTACTAGAAATCAAGAGAAAGATTTACTCTTTGCGGAAGTGCCATTATTGTACCAAGTGGGATGGCAAGATTGCTTTGATTATGTCATGATTGTGGATGCTTCAAAAGAGGAAGTCATCAAACGTATGATACAAGAGCGTCATTATACAAAGGAAGAAGCGAATCAGCGTTATCTTCTTCAGAAACAAGCTTTTCCTAAGAATGAAACAACGATTTATATTCAAAATAATGGTCGTAAAGAGGACTTGGTTCATCAAGTGAATAAGGTTTTAAGAAAGCTTAGAAAGGAAAGTTATGGAGATTCAACACCAACAAAATTTTAA
- the polA gene encoding DNA polymerase I: protein MKTLLLVDGNSMLFRGYYATIYGQSMSTSSGLPTNAVFAFATMLQKAMEQIQPNAVLVAFDAGKHTFRHELYPDYKAGRKQTPEDLVPQFQMVRDYLDAFGIQWVEMMDIEADDLVGSTAKQNNLFKSVILSSDKDLLQLVDDQTTVMLMKKGITEMEEMTPDSVKEIMGVTPSQIIDLKGLMGDSSDNIPGIAGVGQKTAVKLLEKYGSVEEVLAHRNELKGALQKKVIEGEASALLSKKLATIKTDVELPYVISDLDFKPTYHKLVQFLETLEMRQLVRHYSSIMDNESIIGKEEMSVKVVHQLPLGFFRQDLWLVVDEDQAIFNDAKVYGLAFANQQECLYISLKDYLKDASYPKVWNETNYRRTTYDIKRNSHLLERNGIHLNFSDDVMIYASLVESTITSFKKLKEKTDWQETLRYEDVYKKEKLIEKEQAAYCASLLQNFIRIDQDFYPKLEEMNLNDLYRKIELPLALILKNMEQEGIRCDEEVLNRIAEDTLAKIQELEKSIYEIAGHAFNLNSPKQLAVVLYDELAILRGKKRSTAAGELEKVQGLYPVIDDILAYRKYSKLYSTYAEGLKKYIQADGKIHTVYNQAATQTGRLSSSEPNLQNISIRDEEGKEIRKAFLAQENCVLISSDYHQVELRILAHMAKVPNLIKAFQNNIDIHSQTAMDLFDCSLEEVTPIQRRQAKTVNFGIVYGISDFGLATQLGVSRFEARDFIEKYYRVYPEIKSYMDGLIHFCKEKGYVETLCHRRREIPEIHDKNKQIQAFGERAAMNAPIQGTAADLIKLAMIQLCKMMDEKQLKSKMILQVHDELIFNVPRQEIEEMKKIIQKGMEEAMHLDVPLTSEISIGQTWYEAK from the coding sequence ATGAAGACATTATTGTTAGTTGATGGTAATTCTATGCTGTTTAGGGGTTATTATGCGACCATTTATGGTCAATCCATGAGCACTAGCTCCGGTTTGCCAACCAATGCGGTTTTTGCGTTTGCGACCATGCTACAAAAAGCTATGGAACAAATTCAACCGAATGCGGTATTAGTAGCTTTTGACGCTGGTAAACATACCTTTCGCCACGAACTTTATCCCGACTACAAAGCTGGTCGAAAACAGACGCCGGAGGATTTAGTACCACAATTCCAAATGGTGCGTGATTATTTAGATGCTTTTGGAATTCAATGGGTGGAAATGATGGATATTGAAGCCGATGATTTGGTTGGCTCTACAGCCAAACAAAATAATCTTTTTAAGAGTGTTATTCTATCTTCTGATAAGGACTTATTACAACTTGTGGATGATCAAACAACGGTCATGTTGATGAAAAAAGGTATTACTGAAATGGAAGAAATGACACCTGATTCGGTGAAAGAAATCATGGGTGTTACACCAAGTCAAATTATTGATTTAAAGGGATTAATGGGAGATAGTTCTGATAATATCCCCGGCATTGCTGGAGTTGGTCAAAAGACGGCGGTGAAGCTATTAGAGAAGTATGGAAGTGTTGAAGAAGTCTTGGCTCATCGTAACGAATTAAAAGGAGCCTTGCAAAAGAAAGTCATAGAAGGAGAAGCTTCTGCTCTTTTATCTAAGAAATTAGCGACGATAAAAACCGATGTGGAATTGCCATACGTTATTTCTGATTTAGACTTTAAGCCAACTTACCATAAATTAGTTCAATTCTTAGAAACATTAGAAATGCGCCAATTAGTACGCCATTATAGTTCAATAATGGATAATGAAAGCATTATAGGAAAAGAAGAAATGAGTGTTAAGGTTGTTCATCAGTTACCACTAGGCTTCTTCCGGCAAGACTTATGGTTGGTAGTCGATGAAGATCAGGCTATCTTTAATGATGCTAAGGTGTATGGCTTGGCCTTTGCGAATCAACAAGAATGTCTATATATTAGTCTGAAGGATTATTTAAAGGATGCTTCCTATCCAAAAGTATGGAATGAAACAAATTATCGTCGAACCACGTATGACATTAAACGAAATTCCCATTTATTAGAGAGAAATGGTATTCATTTAAACTTTAGTGATGATGTCATGATTTATGCCTCCTTAGTAGAGTCAACGATTACTAGTTTTAAGAAGTTAAAAGAAAAGACAGATTGGCAAGAAACGCTTCGTTATGAAGATGTTTATAAGAAGGAAAAATTGATTGAAAAAGAACAGGCTGCTTACTGTGCTTCTCTTCTACAAAATTTCATTCGCATTGATCAAGACTTTTACCCAAAGCTAGAAGAAATGAACTTAAATGATTTGTATCGAAAGATAGAATTACCTTTAGCACTTATCTTAAAAAATATGGAACAAGAAGGAATTCGTTGTGATGAAGAGGTCTTAAATCGCATTGCTGAAGATACCTTGGCGAAAATACAAGAGTTAGAGAAATCTATTTATGAAATAGCCGGTCATGCATTCAATCTGAATTCGCCAAAGCAATTGGCGGTTGTTCTATACGACGAATTGGCTATTTTAAGAGGAAAGAAACGGTCAACAGCAGCTGGTGAATTGGAAAAAGTACAGGGTCTATACCCAGTGATTGATGATATTTTAGCTTATCGAAAATATTCTAAATTATATAGTACTTACGCTGAGGGTTTAAAGAAGTATATCCAAGCTGATGGTAAAATTCATACTGTGTATAATCAAGCGGCTACACAAACAGGGCGTTTATCTTCATCGGAACCAAACTTACAAAACATTTCCATCCGTGATGAAGAAGGCAAAGAAATTCGCAAAGCTTTCTTAGCTCAAGAAAATTGTGTTTTAATTTCTTCGGATTATCACCAAGTGGAATTGAGAATTTTAGCCCATATGGCTAAAGTACCAAATTTAATCAAAGCTTTCCAAAACAACATTGATATTCACTCACAAACTGCCATGGATTTATTTGATTGTTCCTTAGAAGAAGTGACACCAATTCAACGTCGACAAGCTAAGACAGTAAACTTTGGGATTGTTTATGGTATTAGTGACTTTGGTTTAGCTACTCAACTAGGTGTCAGTCGTTTTGAGGCAAGAGATTTCATTGAAAAGTATTACCGTGTTTATCCGGAAATTAAATCATATATGGATGGACTCATTCATTTTTGCAAGGAAAAGGGCTATGTGGAAACACTGTGCCATAGACGAAGAGAAATCCCGGAAATCCATGATAAGAACAAACAAATTCAAGCTTTTGGTGAAAGGGCGGCGATGAATGCACCTATTCAAGGAACAGCGGCTGATTTAATTAAATTAGCGATGATTCAGCTGTGTAAGATGATGGATGAAAAACAATTAAAATCAAAGATGATTTTACAAGTACACGATGAATTAATCTTCAATGTACCAAGGCAAGAAATAGAAGAAATGAAAAAGATTATCCAAAAGGGAATGGAAGAAGCGATGCACTTGGATGTGCCATTAACTTCAGAAATCTCTATTGGTCAAACTTGGTATGAGGCGAAGTAA
- the pepI gene encoding proline iminopeptidase — protein MEIKEGYMPFKDYKTYYRMLGNPKKPTIVFLHGGPGSTHNYFEVLDGLAEEGYCLVMYDQLGCGLSYLDQHPELWTMETWLEELKALKDYLHLEEFHLLGQSWGGMLALEYVLHHQAKAVKSLILSSTLSSASLWASEQHRWIRYLSMDDQKAIQEAEESGDFSSLDYQKANEHFMKAHCGDTANSPWSCLQREKKSGTESYLVAWGENEYCPTGTLSHFEVSDELQKIQIPTLIISGTEDLCSPLVAKTMFNQISNAKWELVPDARHMVFMDQWEQYQKIMKNWLRQF, from the coding sequence ATGGAAATAAAAGAGGGCTATATGCCATTTAAAGACTATAAAACCTATTATCGTATGCTGGGAAATCCTAAAAAACCAACGATTGTTTTTTTACATGGTGGACCGGGATCCACACATAACTATTTTGAAGTACTCGACGGTTTAGCTGAAGAGGGATACTGTTTAGTGATGTATGACCAATTAGGTTGTGGCTTGTCTTATCTTGATCAACATCCGGAATTATGGACCATGGAAACTTGGTTAGAGGAATTAAAGGCTTTAAAAGATTATCTTCATTTAGAGGAGTTTCATTTATTAGGACAATCATGGGGTGGAATGTTAGCATTGGAATATGTACTGCATCATCAAGCAAAAGCGGTAAAATCCCTTATTTTATCAAGTACCTTAAGTTCCGCATCCCTTTGGGCAAGTGAACAACATCGTTGGATTCGTTATTTATCTATGGATGATCAAAAAGCAATTCAAGAAGCAGAAGAAAGTGGTGATTTTTCATCGCTAGACTATCAAAAAGCCAATGAACATTTTATGAAAGCCCATTGTGGCGATACAGCCAATTCCCCTTGGTCTTGTCTGCAAAGAGAGAAGAAAAGTGGTACAGAAAGCTATCTTGTGGCATGGGGTGAAAATGAATATTGCCCAACAGGCACTTTATCTCATTTTGAAGTTAGTGATGAATTACAAAAAATCCAAATTCCAACACTCATTATTTCCGGCACAGAAGATTTATGTTCACCACTCGTTGCTAAAACAATGTTCAATCAAATTTCTAACGCAAAATGGGAGTTAGTACCCGATGCCAGACATATGGTCTTTATGGATCAATGGGAACAATATCAAAAAATTATGAAGAACTGGTTAAGACAATTTTAA
- the mutM gene encoding bifunctional DNA-formamidopyrimidine glycosylase/DNA-(apurinic or apyrimidinic site) lyase, whose amino-acid sequence MPELPEVETVVRTLDQQIARRRIEAIQVYYDKVVGHPKSFIDTFTGQHFCSFSRRGKYLLLGMDKNTLVVHLRMEGKFYIQDPSVPLNRHIHVVFSLDNGMELRYMDTRKFGRMEILPKDFDLRSFHGLGPEPFADEFNGDYVYSFLKKKKAAIKSVLLDQSFVAGIGNIYADEVLAKIGVRPKMRACRLSKKKCAELVMAIQEILSGAIELGGTTIRSYTSSLGVTGLFQTECAVHMQKICPKCQAEIKAVRVGGRSSYYCPHCQKS is encoded by the coding sequence ATGCCGGAATTACCAGAAGTTGAAACGGTTGTTCGCACTCTTGACCAACAAATCGCCCGGCGTAGAATAGAGGCTATTCAGGTGTATTATGATAAGGTTGTCGGTCATCCTAAAAGCTTCATTGATACTTTTACAGGGCAACACTTTTGTTCCTTTTCAAGAAGAGGAAAGTATCTCTTACTTGGAATGGATAAAAACACGTTGGTGGTTCATTTGCGGATGGAGGGAAAGTTCTATATTCAAGATCCAAGTGTCCCTTTAAATCGTCACATTCATGTGGTCTTTTCTTTAGATAACGGTATGGAATTGCGCTACATGGATACGCGTAAATTTGGACGCATGGAAATATTACCCAAAGATTTTGACTTAAGAAGTTTCCATGGTTTAGGTCCAGAACCATTCGCTGATGAATTTAATGGAGACTATGTGTATTCCTTTTTAAAAAAGAAAAAAGCAGCTATCAAGTCAGTATTATTAGACCAAAGCTTTGTGGCTGGTATTGGTAATATCTATGCTGATGAAGTTTTAGCTAAGATTGGTGTACGACCAAAAATGAGGGCTTGTCGTTTATCAAAAAAGAAATGTGCTGAATTGGTGATGGCCATTCAAGAAATACTTTCCGGAGCCATTGAACTAGGTGGTACAACCATTCGTTCCTATACTTCTTCTTTAGGTGTAACAGGTCTTTTCCAAACTGAATGTGCAGTTCATATGCAAAAGATATGTCCAAAGTGTCAAGCTGAAATTAAAGCGGTACGAGTTGGTGGACGCTCGAGCTATTATTGTCCACATTGTCAGAAGTCATGA
- a CDS encoding PTS sugar transporter subunit IIA has protein sequence MIDLVVIGHGTYAKDVKKAVKFLGGELEGFHTLDCEKETEFEQYKTSLEVLFQKAGNNILVLADMMDALPYQAATQLAKELRTSKNIDVISGFNLGMVLQANAARSYVSNVHDLAILASDVGHKQIFDYDETNKDE, from the coding sequence ATGATTGATTTAGTGGTTATAGGACATGGAACATATGCAAAAGATGTGAAGAAGGCGGTGAAATTCTTAGGTGGTGAACTAGAAGGCTTTCATACTTTAGATTGTGAAAAAGAAACTGAATTTGAACAATATAAGACTTCTTTGGAGGTTTTATTTCAAAAAGCCGGAAATAACATCTTGGTTTTAGCGGATATGATGGATGCTTTACCCTATCAAGCCGCAACGCAATTAGCGAAGGAATTAAGAACTTCTAAAAATATTGATGTGATTTCAGGTTTTAATTTGGGGATGGTTTTGCAAGCCAATGCTGCCAGAAGCTATGTATCCAATGTGCATGATTTAGCCATTCTAGCAAGTGATGTTGGTCATAAACAAATCTTTGATTATGATGAAACAAACAAGGATGAATAA